Proteins encoded together in one Oceanobacillus iheyensis HTE831 window:
- a CDS encoding fatty acid--CoA ligase family protein, with product MNITDKLALTARENPTKTAYIFTDKETTYGELEGMVQKFADGLQKLGFRQGDHIALVLGNSPYYVIGLHGALRLGLTVIPMNPLYTPTEMAFMLKDGDVKGIITMDILIDKFIPIVDDLPALEYIINCESGNEVPESIKKDHLPTNILRFQEVITNGQFPFNGPKLVGEDLAVILYTSGTTGKPKGAMLTHKNLYSNAQDVANYLHINQDDRVIAALPMFHVFCLTVSLNAPLLNGGTIIILPQFSPTEVFRVARAYQATVFAGVPTMYNYLLQSVKGNVDSFSSLRLCISGGAAMPVSLLESFEQAFNVKVSEGYGLSEAAPVTCFNPLDRPRKAGSIGQNIVNVINKVVDEIGNELPPGEVGELVVQGPNVMKGYYKMEEETAAAIRDGWLYTGDMARMDEDGYFYIVDRKKDMILVGGYNVYPREVEEVFYSHPSVVEVAVIGVPDPQTGEAVIAYVVVDNSDVKEIDLIEFSKQHLAKYKVPQSISFLEELPKNTTGKILRKSLKDQVTNS from the coding sequence TTGAATATAACGGATAAGTTAGCACTAACTGCTAGGGAGAATCCAACAAAAACTGCATATATTTTTACCGATAAGGAAACAACCTATGGTGAGTTAGAGGGTATGGTTCAAAAGTTTGCAGATGGTCTCCAAAAATTAGGATTCAGACAAGGAGATCATATCGCATTAGTATTAGGGAATAGTCCATATTATGTGATTGGATTGCATGGGGCACTAAGGTTAGGATTAACGGTAATTCCAATGAATCCATTATATACCCCTACTGAAATGGCTTTTATGTTAAAAGATGGTGATGTTAAAGGAATTATTACAATGGATATTCTTATTGATAAATTTATTCCTATTGTAGATGATCTACCTGCGCTTGAATATATTATTAATTGTGAAAGTGGAAATGAAGTTCCAGAATCTATAAAAAAAGACCATCTGCCAACAAATATATTACGTTTCCAAGAAGTAATTACTAATGGTCAATTTCCTTTTAATGGTCCAAAATTAGTTGGAGAAGATTTAGCTGTTATCTTGTATACCTCGGGTACTACAGGAAAACCAAAAGGAGCAATGCTTACGCACAAAAATCTGTACTCTAACGCACAAGATGTCGCAAATTATTTACATATTAATCAAGATGACCGTGTAATTGCTGCCTTGCCAATGTTTCACGTTTTTTGTTTGACTGTATCATTAAATGCGCCATTATTAAATGGAGGTACAATCATTATTTTACCTCAGTTCTCGCCAACAGAAGTATTTCGTGTAGCTAGAGCTTATCAAGCTACAGTATTTGCTGGCGTTCCAACAATGTATAATTACTTACTACAGAGTGTGAAAGGTAATGTGGATAGTTTTTCTTCTTTACGCTTATGTATTTCTGGAGGTGCAGCTATGCCAGTATCTTTACTAGAATCATTCGAGCAAGCTTTTAATGTAAAGGTATCTGAAGGCTATGGTTTATCAGAGGCTGCTCCAGTAACCTGTTTTAATCCTTTAGATCGTCCGAGAAAAGCAGGTTCTATAGGACAAAACATTGTTAATGTTATAAACAAAGTGGTTGATGAAATAGGGAATGAATTGCCACCAGGTGAAGTAGGTGAATTAGTAGTTCAAGGGCCAAATGTGATGAAAGGTTATTATAAAATGGAAGAAGAAACTGCTGCAGCAATACGTGATGGTTGGCTCTATACAGGGGACATGGCAAGAATGGATGAAGATGGATATTTTTATATTGTTGATCGTAAAAAAGATATGATTTTAGTTGGTGGTTATAATGTTTATCCTAGGGAAGTAGAAGAAGTGTTCTATTCTCATCCTTCTGTTGTGGAAGTTGCCGTAATTGGTGTCCCAGATCCGCAAACAGGTGAAGCAGTTATAGCATATGTCGTTGTCGATAATTCGGATGTGAAAGAGATAGATTTAATTGAGTTTAGTAAACAACATTTAGCAAAATATAAAGTTCCTCAATCTATTTCTTTTCTTGAAGAACTTCCGAAAAATACGACAGGAAAAATATTACGGAAGAGTCTTAAAGATCAAGTTACAAATTCATAG
- a CDS encoding lipoate--protein ligase gives MKFIDNKGITDPRINLAIEEYILENFGEKDTYLLFYVNSPSIIIGRNQNTIEEINTDYVDEKGIKVVRRLSGGGAVYHDEQNLNFSFITKDDGNSFQNFAKFTQPVVDALNKVGVPAELQGRNDLAADGRKISGNAMFSTRGRMFSHGTLMLDSELEELTKALKVKKIKIESKGIKSIRSRVANIAEFLDEKITMEQFKELILTHVFDVEDVNDVPQYVLTDEDWKKIHEISEKRYQKWEWNYGKSPSFNFQESQKFQGGLVDVRLDVKKGMIENCKIYGDFFGIGLINELENHLIGIRHNRQSIEEALKDVDVSHYLGRITKEEFISLLY, from the coding sequence ATGAAATTTATTGATAATAAAGGCATTACCGATCCACGTATTAACTTAGCCATTGAAGAATACATCTTAGAAAACTTTGGTGAAAAAGATACATATCTTCTATTCTATGTGAATAGCCCGTCCATTATTATTGGCCGTAATCAGAATACCATTGAGGAAATAAATACAGATTATGTAGATGAAAAAGGTATAAAGGTTGTCCGTCGTTTGTCAGGTGGGGGAGCAGTATACCATGATGAACAAAATCTTAACTTTAGCTTCATTACAAAGGATGATGGGAATAGCTTTCAAAACTTCGCGAAATTTACACAGCCTGTGGTGGATGCATTAAATAAAGTTGGTGTACCAGCGGAATTACAGGGAAGAAATGATTTAGCAGCAGATGGACGTAAAATATCTGGTAATGCAATGTTCTCTACTAGAGGGCGTATGTTTAGTCATGGGACTTTAATGTTAGATTCTGAACTAGAAGAATTAACAAAAGCATTAAAGGTGAAAAAAATTAAAATTGAATCAAAAGGAATTAAATCCATTCGTAGTCGAGTAGCTAATATCGCAGAATTCCTCGATGAAAAAATAACAATGGAGCAATTTAAAGAATTAATTTTAACACATGTGTTTGACGTAGAAGATGTGAACGACGTACCACAGTATGTATTAACAGATGAAGACTGGAAAAAAATCCATGAAATATCAGAAAAACGTTATCAAAAATGGGAATGGAACTATGGAAAATCTCCTTCATTTAATTTCCAAGAATCACAAAAATTTCAAGGTGGACTTGTAGATGTACGCTTAGATGTAAAAAAAGGTATGATCGAAAACTGTAAGATCTACGGTGACTTCTTTGGAATAGGCTTAATTAATGAATTAGAAAATCACTTGATTGGTATACGTCATAATCGTCAATCGATTGAAGAAGCTTTAAAGGATGTTGATGTGTCCCACTATTTAGGTAGAATTACAAAAGAAGAATTCATTTCTCTGCTTTATTAA
- a CDS encoding aminoglycoside phosphotransferase family protein: MKLNEILNFHYGIKPIKTVALNGGWAALAYKISDSNNAYFLKVYEKSRSSTSKLTAFINQYATILVWLDNQTKLNGKIPLPISTFEGDYKCEDDCNVYLLYTYIDGGTVGSNTLSEKQIQELAEIISTLHSYGSNQIPFSTNLMVEDFELPFLNDFEIVLQKKLEEFPQIIKESITTYGQTLVNRIETIKNLSNQLKSSNLDFSLCHTDLHNWNLMQTVRLILIDWEGLKLAPVEADIMFLIDKPYFDKFISTYYKIHKRYVINEDALKFYRYRRNLEDIWEFIEQLLYEDISNDQQVEILNYINELVREFDLE, encoded by the coding sequence ATGAAGCTTAATGAAATTTTGAATTTCCATTATGGTATAAAGCCAATAAAAACAGTTGCTTTAAACGGTGGCTGGGCAGCATTAGCTTATAAAATATCAGATAGTAATAATGCTTATTTTTTAAAAGTGTATGAAAAGTCTAGATCTTCAACTTCAAAACTTACTGCTTTCATTAACCAATATGCTACGATCTTGGTCTGGTTAGATAATCAAACAAAATTGAATGGGAAAATACCCCTACCAATATCTACGTTTGAAGGGGATTATAAATGTGAAGATGATTGTAATGTGTACTTACTTTATACATATATTGATGGAGGTACAGTTGGAAGTAACACTTTGTCTGAAAAACAAATTCAAGAGTTAGCAGAAATTATATCTACACTTCATTCTTATGGAAGTAATCAGATTCCATTTTCAACTAACTTGATGGTGGAGGACTTTGAATTACCTTTTTTAAATGACTTTGAAATAGTATTACAGAAAAAACTAGAAGAATTCCCGCAGATTATCAAAGAATCAATTACTACGTATGGACAAACATTAGTTAATCGAATAGAAACTATTAAAAATTTATCAAATCAATTAAAGTCCAGTAATCTAGATTTTTCTCTTTGTCACACTGACTTACACAATTGGAATTTAATGCAAACAGTTAGACTTATATTAATTGATTGGGAAGGATTAAAGTTAGCACCAGTAGAAGCGGATATCATGTTTTTAATAGATAAACCATATTTTGATAAATTCATAAGTACTTACTATAAGATCCATAAAAGATATGTTATTAATGAAGATGCTTTAAAATTTTATCGTTATCGACGTAATTTAGAAGATATATGGGAATTCATAGAACAGTTGTTATATGAGGATATAAGTAATGATCAACAAGTAGAAATATTAAATTATATAAATGAATTAGTAAGAGAATTTGATCTGGAATAA
- a CDS encoding MBL fold metallo-hydrolase — MKLTVIGCWGGYPAVDGATSSYLLQSGDFRLLIDIGSGALSKLQKYTDVGQIDAVLLSHYHHDHVADIGVFQYAKLINYYVKGNENIVPIYGHAEDEEGFAKLTHTYSKGIEYNPENKLMIGPFEINFIQTYHPVPCYGMRITDGKESIVYTADSGFMKEWTEFADRCDLFITDCNYFAGQDGSKPGHMNSEQVGMIARDAHVNKLLLSHLPQFGDLHQLKKEAERFYQGPIEIAREGWTWYGN, encoded by the coding sequence ATGAAATTAACAGTTATCGGATGTTGGGGCGGTTATCCCGCGGTAGATGGTGCTACATCATCGTATTTACTTCAATCTGGAGATTTTCGTTTGTTAATTGATATAGGTAGCGGTGCTTTATCTAAACTGCAAAAATATACTGATGTAGGACAGATTGATGCTGTTCTACTATCGCATTATCATCATGATCATGTGGCTGATATTGGTGTATTTCAATATGCAAAATTAATTAATTATTATGTAAAGGGTAATGAAAATATTGTACCGATATATGGTCATGCAGAAGATGAAGAAGGGTTTGCAAAATTAACTCATACGTATTCAAAAGGAATAGAATATAATCCAGAAAATAAGTTAATGATCGGTCCTTTTGAAATCAACTTTATACAAACGTATCATCCTGTACCTTGTTATGGTATGCGAATTACAGATGGAAAAGAATCAATTGTATATACTGCTGATAGTGGTTTTATGAAAGAATGGACGGAATTTGCTGATAGATGTGACTTATTTATAACAGATTGTAACTATTTTGCTGGACAAGACGGTTCCAAACCTGGACATATGAATAGTGAGCAAGTTGGAATGATAGCAAGAGATGCTCATGTAAACAAACTGCTTTTAAGTCATCTACCTCAGTTTGGAGATTTACACCAATTAAAAAAGGAAGCAGAACGCTTTTATCAAGGTCCAATAGAGATTGCAAGAGAAGGTTGGACGTGGTATGGGAATTAA
- the yhfH gene encoding protein YhfH, whose amino-acid sequence MIGIVEFFRNLPKKKCVQCGQDMIIEKADCYGNICDECDHPAR is encoded by the coding sequence ATGATTGGAATTGTCGAATTCTTTAGAAACCTACCAAAGAAAAAATGTGTTCAGTGTGGTCAGGATATGATCATTGAAAAAGCAGATTGCTACGGAAATATCTGTGATGAATGTGATCACCCTGCTCGGTAA
- a CDS encoding competence protein ComK, which produces MKKQQYLEITPFTLAVVSEQDENGRYIAKVLEEEAEYVLEAKPTNVIDYACKYFGASLKGRQEGTREISGITHKAPITIDPASGMYFFPTKSPSNANCSWIAHSHIKEVRREEEGKTSVLFKNGSKISLDISHGSLINQLQRTAQIRFLLDDRIKRWRKPPHSEDDKDS; this is translated from the coding sequence ATGAAGAAACAGCAATATCTAGAAATCACGCCATTTACATTGGCGGTCGTATCGGAGCAAGATGAAAATGGAAGATATATTGCAAAAGTATTAGAAGAGGAGGCGGAATATGTTTTGGAAGCGAAACCTACCAATGTCATTGATTATGCTTGCAAGTATTTCGGGGCTAGTTTGAAAGGGCGTCAAGAGGGAACAAGAGAAATTAGTGGAATAACACATAAAGCACCAATAACAATTGATCCTGCAAGTGGGATGTATTTCTTCCCAACAAAGTCTCCTAGTAATGCTAACTGTTCTTGGATCGCACATAGTCATATTAAAGAAGTGCGTAGAGAAGAAGAGGGAAAAACAAGTGTACTATTTAAAAATGGTTCGAAAATTTCACTTGATATTTCCCATGGTTCTTTAATCAATCAACTACAACGTACCGCGCAAATAAGATTTCTTTTAGACGATCGAATTAAACGTTGGAGGAAGCCTCCTCATTCTGAAGACGATAAAGACTCTTAA
- the pepF gene encoding oligoendopeptidase F → MTTTSTSRLLRKEVPTEETWNLNDLFPTFSDWDKELQSIQDDIDLVTNYKGRLTKDAQTLLQAIHELEAYQQRVFHVIVYTSLLTSADGTDPINQSASSKASSALADIESKLAFIDSEILHLTSKDIEDYITEQPKLENYRKWLNDIIQEKPHKLSKEVEEALAVFGELFEAPRNIFSISKASDMQFESIFNKDGEELPMSEALYEENFEYSEDTAARRNAYESFKKTFQQYKNTYATTYATEVTKQVKTAKLRNYNSVTDMLLSSQDVSKEMYENQLNVIQKGLAPHMRRYAKLLKEKLGVDELRYCDLKAPLDPDFNPKTTYKEGTDTILDALEVMGTEYIEIMKQGINNRWIDRSENVGKANGAFCSSPYGAHPYIMVTWSDNMRSTFILAHELGHAGHFYLAGKHQTLLNTRPSTYFVEAPSTLNELLLAEHLMNQHQDDPRMKRWIITQLLGTYYHNFITHLLEGEFQRRVYQLAEEGVPLTADRLCKEKQESLEDFWGDTVVFDEGAGLTWMRQPHYYMGLYPYTYSAGLTVSTAVAKRIKEDDQPAVDQWLNVLKSGGTKKPLDLIKDAGIDMSKPENIQIAVDYVGSLIDQLIDSYE, encoded by the coding sequence ATGACAACAACAAGCACTTCGCGTTTATTACGTAAGGAAGTACCTACAGAAGAGACATGGAATTTAAACGATTTGTTCCCTACGTTTTCTGACTGGGACAAAGAACTCCAATCCATTCAGGATGATATTGATTTGGTTACGAATTACAAAGGTAGACTAACAAAAGATGCACAAACACTATTACAGGCAATTCATGAACTTGAGGCATACCAACAGCGTGTCTTTCATGTCATTGTTTATACCTCGTTATTAACAAGTGCAGATGGAACTGATCCAATTAATCAAAGTGCTTCCTCGAAAGCATCCTCCGCATTAGCCGATATTGAATCAAAACTTGCATTTATAGATTCCGAAATACTTCACCTTACTAGTAAAGACATTGAGGACTATATAACAGAACAACCAAAATTAGAAAATTACCGTAAATGGTTGAATGATATTATACAAGAAAAACCACATAAACTTTCTAAAGAGGTGGAGGAAGCACTAGCTGTATTCGGTGAATTATTCGAAGCGCCTAGAAATATTTTTAGTATAAGTAAAGCATCAGATATGCAATTCGAATCCATTTTTAACAAAGATGGCGAAGAATTACCAATGTCAGAGGCATTATACGAAGAGAACTTTGAATATAGTGAAGACACTGCTGCACGCAGAAATGCTTATGAATCATTTAAGAAGACTTTTCAGCAATATAAAAATACTTATGCGACTACCTATGCAACCGAAGTCACAAAACAAGTAAAAACAGCTAAATTAAGAAATTATAATTCAGTTACAGATATGCTTCTTTCTTCGCAAGATGTATCCAAAGAAATGTATGAAAACCAGTTAAATGTAATCCAAAAAGGTTTAGCTCCACATATGCGTCGTTATGCTAAATTATTGAAAGAAAAACTCGGCGTTGATGAATTACGTTATTGTGATTTAAAAGCACCACTAGATCCGGACTTCAACCCTAAAACAACGTATAAAGAAGGAACAGATACGATTTTAGATGCATTAGAGGTCATGGGTACAGAGTACATTGAAATTATGAAACAAGGAATAAATAACCGTTGGATTGATCGTTCCGAAAACGTTGGAAAAGCAAATGGGGCATTCTGTTCTAGTCCATATGGAGCCCATCCTTATATTATGGTGACGTGGTCCGATAATATGAGAAGTACATTTATTCTTGCGCATGAATTAGGACATGCGGGACATTTTTATTTAGCAGGAAAACATCAAACATTATTGAATACGCGTCCCTCTACTTATTTTGTAGAAGCACCTTCAACATTAAACGAATTATTATTAGCAGAACATTTAATGAATCAACATCAAGATGATCCTCGAATGAAACGTTGGATTATCACGCAACTGTTAGGAACTTATTATCATAACTTCATCACGCATTTATTAGAAGGTGAATTCCAACGAAGAGTTTATCAGTTGGCAGAAGAAGGTGTACCATTAACTGCGGACAGGCTATGTAAAGAAAAACAAGAATCATTAGAAGATTTCTGGGGAGATACTGTCGTATTTGATGAAGGCGCAGGGCTTACTTGGATGCGTCAACCTCATTACTATATGGGCTTATATCCTTATACGTATTCTGCTGGTCTGACGGTTTCCACAGCAGTTGCAAAACGAATTAAAGAAGATGATCAACCTGCTGTAGATCAATGGTTGAATGTACTAAAATCTGGTGGTACTAAAAAGCCTTTGGACTTAATTAAGGATGCTGGGATTGATATGTCAAAACCTGAAAACATTCAAATTGCAGTTGATTATGTTGGTTCACTCATTGACCAACTCATTGACAGCTACGAATAA
- the lepB gene encoding signal peptidase I, producing the protein MKKFNIRRVLLLLLFLVGIAVILRTTLFANYVVDGKSMEPTLFDGNLLMVNKFVYELSDVNRFDVIVFRASKEEDYVKRVIGTPGDKIEYKHDKLYINGEFMEERFLETYKEASSVEKFTNDFSLQQLTGEREVPDGKLFVLGDNRQDSLDSRSFGFIDVDQIVGKVDITYWPLTGKVNE; encoded by the coding sequence GTGAAAAAATTCAATATTCGAAGAGTATTGTTACTTTTACTTTTCTTGGTTGGAATTGCAGTTATTTTAAGAACAACTCTATTTGCCAATTATGTCGTAGATGGGAAGTCAATGGAACCTACTCTGTTTGACGGGAATTTATTGATGGTGAATAAATTTGTATATGAATTATCGGATGTAAATCGATTTGATGTTATTGTTTTTCGGGCTTCTAAGGAGGAAGACTATGTTAAACGAGTTATTGGAACACCTGGAGATAAGATAGAATATAAGCATGATAAGCTATATATTAATGGAGAATTTATGGAAGAAAGATTTTTAGAAACTTATAAGGAAGCAAGTTCGGTTGAAAAATTTACAAATGATTTTTCGCTCCAGCAACTAACAGGAGAAAGAGAAGTTCCTGATGGGAAATTATTCGTATTAGGAGACAATAGACAGGACAGTCTAGATAGTCGATCGTTTGGATTTATAGACGTTGATCAAATTGTCGGAAAGGTAGACATAACGTATTGGCCACTGACCGGCAAAGTAAATGAATAA
- a CDS encoding TVP38/TMEM64 family protein: MYVMSISLSNWRSFIREEGWEEFISQLLNQYEGLGPLPGILLPFLEAFLPFLPLIVFVLGNAAAYGLFQGFLYSWIGATVGAIVVFLLIRKLVNTRLLQKIRKNSQVKKITQWVDKHGFGPLFILLCFPFSPSSIINVVAGLSKINMYQFILAVCLGKTVMIFSISYVGSSIMEFAQNPVRTIIVGIGIVIFWMFGKYLEKRLQKKSAENNM; this comes from the coding sequence ATGTATGTCATGAGTATTTCTCTATCGAATTGGAGAAGTTTTATTAGAGAAGAAGGTTGGGAGGAATTTATTTCTCAACTATTAAATCAGTATGAAGGACTAGGACCGTTACCTGGGATCTTACTACCGTTCCTAGAGGCGTTTTTACCTTTCTTACCGTTAATCGTATTTGTCCTTGGTAATGCTGCTGCTTATGGATTATTTCAAGGCTTTCTGTATTCTTGGATTGGTGCAACTGTAGGAGCTATTGTCGTATTTTTACTCATACGAAAGCTTGTAAATACACGTTTACTACAAAAAATTAGAAAAAATAGTCAAGTTAAAAAAATTACTCAGTGGGTAGATAAGCATGGGTTTGGTCCACTATTTATATTACTATGTTTTCCTTTTTCTCCTTCCTCAATAATCAATGTTGTGGCAGGACTGTCTAAGATTAACATGTACCAATTTATATTAGCGGTCTGTTTAGGTAAAACGGTAATGATTTTCTCCATATCTTATGTTGGCTCGAGTATAATGGAATTTGCTCAAAATCCAGTAAGAACAATAATAGTAGGTATAGGCATAGTGATTTTTTGGATGTTTGGTAAATACTTAGAAAAACGATTACAAAAAAAATCAGCTGAAAATAATATGTAA